A region of Candidatus Leptovillus gracilis DNA encodes the following proteins:
- the rpsC gene encoding 30S ribosomal protein S3, producing the protein MGRKVHPVGFRLNIIRDWNTRWYAEKQQYQDLLHEDFAIRALIRKEMAQAGISALNIERAAPNQVQVTIHTAKPGIVIGRKGASVKELRGKLRKLTDKAVKLEVEEIGQPDTDAQLIAENVAGQIERRISHSRAMKRAVQQAMRQGAEGVRIEVGGRLGGSEMARKEKVWDGRVPRNTIRADLNYGFAEALTTFGKIGVKVWVYRGEVLPQRTESAMDVYISE; encoded by the coding sequence ATGGGACGTAAAGTACATCCTGTCGGTTTTCGTTTGAACATAATCCGTGATTGGAATACGCGCTGGTACGCTGAAAAACAGCAGTATCAGGATCTCCTGCATGAAGATTTCGCCATTCGGGCATTGATCCGCAAAGAAATGGCTCAGGCCGGTATTTCTGCGTTAAACATTGAACGCGCTGCACCTAATCAGGTTCAGGTAACGATCCACACGGCTAAGCCGGGTATTGTGATCGGCCGTAAAGGCGCTTCTGTGAAAGAACTGCGTGGCAAGCTGCGCAAACTGACTGACAAAGCGGTGAAGCTGGAAGTTGAAGAGATTGGGCAGCCGGATACGGATGCGCAGTTGATCGCTGAGAATGTTGCCGGGCAGATAGAGCGCCGGATTTCTCACAGTCGGGCGATGAAACGGGCTGTACAGCAGGCTATGCGCCAGGGCGCGGAAGGTGTACGTATTGAGGTAGGCGGCCGTTTGGGTGGTTCGGAAATGGCGCGCAAGGAAAAGGTTTGGGACGGCCGTGTTCCGCGGAACACCATTCGGGCTGATCTGAACTATGGCTTTGCCGAAGCGCTGACCACATTTGGCAAAATTGGGGTCAAGGTTTGGGTTTATCGTGGTGAAGTTTTGCCACAACGAACCGAATCGGCCATGGACGTCTACATTAGTGAATAA
- the rplC gene encoding 50S ribosomal protein L3: MKGLLGIKLGMTQVFDEKGVVTPVTIVQAGPCYVTQVKAEKTDGYSAIQVGFGDISEKRLTKGQKGHLGLLKTDKQHPQRKKNNGIPPVRHLSEFRTKSTADYKVGQVLTVEQFVAGDHIDVMGTTKGRGFAGTIKRHGFRGGPKTHGQSDRWRAPGSVGATSGTAHVFKGKKMSGHYGNERFTAQNLQVVKIDPERNLLAIKGSIPGHKGSLVVIRDSAKN; this comes from the coding sequence GTGAAAGGATTACTAGGCATCAAACTGGGCATGACCCAGGTTTTTGATGAAAAGGGTGTGGTTACGCCGGTCACCATTGTGCAGGCGGGACCCTGTTATGTCACACAAGTAAAAGCAGAAAAGACGGATGGCTATAGCGCCATCCAGGTAGGTTTTGGAGACATCTCTGAAAAGCGTTTGACCAAGGGGCAGAAGGGCCATTTGGGTTTGTTAAAAACCGATAAGCAGCATCCCCAGCGTAAGAAGAACAACGGTATACCCCCTGTGCGTCATCTGAGCGAGTTCCGCACGAAGAGTACGGCCGATTATAAAGTTGGTCAGGTTCTGACGGTTGAACAATTTGTGGCCGGTGACCACATTGACGTCATGGGAACCACCAAAGGTCGTGGCTTTGCGGGTACGATTAAGCGACATGGCTTTCGTGGCGGGCCTAAAACGCACGGTCAATCTGACCGTTGGCGCGCGCCTGGCTCGGTGGGCGCTACGTCAGGGACAGCCCATGTGTTCAAAGGTAAAAAGATGTCTGGGCATTATGGTAACGAGCGTTTTACGGCTCAGAATCTACAAGTTGTCAAGATTGACCCGGAGCGGAATCTGTTAGCAATTAAAGGTTCCATTCCTGGCCATAAGGGGAGTCTCGTGGTTATCCGAGATTCCGCGAAGAACTAA
- the rplO gene encoding 50S ribosomal protein L15, with amino-acid sequence MQLHDLRPNSGSKKKRKRVGRGISAGQGKTAGRGTKGQNARSGGGKGVYFEGGQLPLARRLPYKRGFTNDNKIYYKVVNLKDLADYEFEDVDVTPEVLAFLGLIKKENDPVVILGEGELTQALTVKAHRFSQSAKEKIEAAGGQVEILPLEG; translated from the coding sequence ATGCAATTACACGATCTGCGCCCTAATTCTGGATCAAAGAAAAAGCGCAAGCGAGTGGGTCGTGGTATTTCCGCCGGGCAAGGCAAAACCGCCGGGCGTGGTACCAAGGGTCAAAACGCCCGCAGTGGCGGTGGTAAAGGCGTTTATTTTGAAGGTGGCCAGCTGCCATTGGCCCGTCGTTTGCCCTATAAACGTGGTTTTACCAACGACAATAAAATCTACTATAAGGTCGTTAACTTAAAAGACCTGGCTGACTATGAGTTCGAAGACGTAGACGTAACGCCAGAAGTGCTGGCTTTCTTAGGACTCATCAAAAAAGAGAACGATCCGGTCGTTATCCTCGGTGAAGGGGAATTGACGCAAGCGTTGACCGTTAAAGCGCATCGCTTCTCCCAGTCGGCGAAAGAAAAGATTGAGGCAGCCGGTGGTCAGGTGGAAATTCTC
- the rplP gene encoding 50S ribosomal protein L16, translated as MLMPKRVKYRKQFRGRMQGMAKGGSDLLSGDFALQALEPGWITSRQIEAMRRTVVRHMRRRGKYWIRIFPDKPVTAKPAETRMGKGKGSVDHWVAVVKPGRIMFEVGGVPEDMAREALRLAAYKLPIRAQVISREDKL; from the coding sequence ATGTTAATGCCAAAACGTGTGAAATATCGGAAACAGTTCCGAGGGCGTATGCAAGGCATGGCCAAAGGTGGCTCCGATTTACTCAGCGGCGATTTCGCCCTGCAAGCATTGGAACCAGGCTGGATTACCAGCCGCCAGATCGAAGCGATGCGCCGTACCGTGGTGCGCCATATGCGCCGCCGCGGTAAATATTGGATTCGGATTTTCCCGGACAAACCTGTGACCGCCAAACCGGCCGAAACCCGCATGGGTAAAGGTAAAGGTTCGGTCGATCATTGGGTCGCCGTTGTGAAGCCTGGGCGTATTATGTTTGAAGTCGGCGGTGTGCCGGAAGATATGGCGCGCGAAGCGCTGCGATTGGCGGCTTATAAACTGCCTATCCGTGCCCAGGTTATTTCACGGGAGGATAAGCTCTAA
- the rplX gene encoding 50S ribosomal protein L24 → MRIKVGDEVEVIAGNYKGQRGEVQRLIVKKNRIVVSGVNMVKKHQKPQATGGRSQAKGGIIEFEAPISLSNVMLVCPHTDKPTRVGFRRNDDGRSIRYSKVSGKDIIDKS, encoded by the coding sequence ATGCGCATTAAAGTCGGTGACGAAGTAGAAGTGATTGCCGGAAATTATAAGGGACAGCGCGGTGAAGTGCAGCGTTTGATCGTTAAGAAGAACCGCATTGTGGTGTCTGGCGTGAATATGGTTAAGAAGCACCAGAAGCCGCAGGCTACCGGTGGTCGGTCGCAGGCCAAGGGCGGTATTATTGAGTTTGAAGCGCCGATTTCCCTGTCTAACGTCATGCTGGTGTGCCCGCATACCGATAAACCGACGCGGGTTGGTTTTCGCCGCAATGATGACGGCCGTTCTATTCGCTACTCCAAAGTGAGTGGCAAAGACATTATTGATAAATCCTGA
- the rplN gene encoding 50S ribosomal protein L14 has product MIQKESRLKVADNSGARELLVIQVMGGSVRRYGGVGEVVTASVKKAAPNSSVKKGSIVKAVVVRTSKEYKRDDGSYIRFDDNAAVILDSSGTNPVGTRIFGPVARELRDKGFGRIMSLAPEAL; this is encoded by the coding sequence ATGATTCAAAAAGAAAGTCGTTTGAAAGTGGCAGATAATTCAGGCGCCCGTGAACTTCTGGTTATTCAGGTAATGGGCGGTTCTGTGCGCCGTTATGGTGGCGTTGGCGAGGTTGTGACAGCTTCTGTGAAGAAGGCTGCGCCTAATTCGTCGGTGAAGAAAGGGTCTATTGTCAAAGCGGTGGTTGTACGCACCAGCAAAGAGTACAAACGCGATGATGGCAGCTACATCCGCTTTGATGACAATGCGGCGGTTATCCTGGATTCATCGGGCACGAACCCGGTTGGTACACGTATTTTCGGGCCGGTAGCCCGTGAGCTGCGCGACAAGGGGTTTGGGCGCATCATGTCTTTGGCGCCGGAGGCGCTGTAG
- the rpsH gene encoding 30S ribosomal protein S8, which produces MSMSDPIADMLTRIRNAQMRLHPTVSMPNSKIKVEVARVLKAEGYIEDYQVIPEKPQSVLNVTLKYVGDRRHRRSVITGLERVSRPGRRVYVGTKNIPWVLSGMGISIVTTSQGIMTGQQARRRGIGGEVVCRVW; this is translated from the coding sequence ATGTCAATGAGTGATCCAATTGCTGATATGCTAACACGCATTCGTAATGCGCAGATGCGGTTACACCCCACTGTGTCTATGCCCAATTCCAAAATCAAAGTGGAAGTGGCCCGTGTGTTGAAAGCGGAAGGGTACATTGAGGATTATCAGGTTATTCCTGAAAAACCACAATCTGTGTTGAATGTGACGTTAAAATACGTAGGCGACCGTCGCCATCGCCGGTCCGTGATTACGGGTCTGGAACGAGTCAGCCGGCCGGGACGTCGTGTTTACGTTGGTACAAAAAATATTCCTTGGGTGTTGAGCGGCATGGGCATTTCCATCGTGACAACATCTCAGGGTATCATGACTGGACAGCAAGCTCGCCGCCGGGGTATTGGTGGTGAAGTTGTTTGCAGGGTCTGGTAG
- the rplW gene encoding 50S ribosomal protein L23 codes for MQIHWREIIRRPVITEKSSYRVDINNQYTFAVDSRANKVQIKEAIELAWPDVTVEKVRVANMPPKRARRWRRVATRKPGWKKAVVTLAPGDSIDLFEGV; via the coding sequence ATGCAGATTCATTGGCGTGAGATTATTCGCCGGCCGGTAATTACTGAAAAGAGCAGTTATCGGGTCGACATTAATAACCAATACACGTTTGCGGTTGATTCGCGGGCGAACAAGGTGCAAATCAAGGAAGCGATTGAATTGGCCTGGCCTGATGTGACTGTGGAAAAAGTGCGGGTGGCGAATATGCCGCCCAAGCGGGCGCGGCGTTGGCGTCGCGTGGCAACACGGAAACCAGGGTGGAAGAAGGCTGTTGTTACTTTGGCTCCTGGCGACTCAATTGATTTGTTTGAGGGTGTGTAA
- a CDS encoding 50S ribosomal protein L18, translating into MAVKSHITRERRRRRIRMKVSGTPERPRLSAFRSTEQIYAQLVDDVSGRTIVSASSIDNQLKDQMAGKTKSEQATLVGKAVAERALAAGIEQVVFDRGGFLYHGRIKALADGAREGGLKF; encoded by the coding sequence ATGGCTGTAAAATCTCATATAACACGTGAACGACGCCGTCGCCGTATTCGGATGAAGGTTTCCGGTACACCAGAGCGTCCACGTTTGAGCGCGTTCCGCAGCACGGAACAGATTTATGCACAACTTGTTGACGACGTATCTGGGCGCACGATTGTGTCCGCATCCTCCATTGATAACCAACTGAAGGACCAGATGGCGGGCAAGACAAAGAGTGAGCAGGCCACATTGGTAGGCAAAGCAGTGGCCGAGCGCGCCCTGGCAGCCGGTATTGAGCAGGTCGTATTTGATCGGGGTGGTTTTCTCTATCACGGCCGTATCAAAGCCTTAGCCGACGGCGCCCGCGAAGGCGGTCTGAAGTTCTAA
- the rplD gene encoding 50S ribosomal protein L4: MEVPVYNMSGMEVSNVELPADIFEANINRDLMHQALVRQLANRRLGTHKAKGRSEVNRSTRKIYRQKGTGNARHGSRRAPIFVGGGVAHGPLPRSYEKKMPRKMRRAALRSALSVKAGNGDIIVLDEIHMDVPKTREMAAVMDRLNVSKSALLLLAERNENVELSARNLPEIKALRATYLNIRDLLGYNKLVMPLAALDVINSFLGLEDYFDDFEDVEEEE, translated from the coding sequence ATGGAAGTTCCTGTTTATAACATGTCTGGTATGGAAGTGAGCAACGTTGAGCTTCCGGCCGACATCTTCGAAGCAAATATCAATCGTGACTTGATGCACCAGGCTTTGGTACGTCAGTTGGCGAACCGGCGGCTGGGTACACATAAGGCGAAGGGTCGTTCTGAAGTTAATCGCAGCACGCGTAAGATTTACCGCCAAAAAGGCACTGGTAATGCCCGGCATGGCAGCCGGCGCGCCCCTATTTTTGTAGGTGGTGGCGTGGCGCATGGCCCTTTGCCGCGCAGCTACGAGAAGAAAATGCCGCGCAAGATGCGCCGCGCCGCGCTGCGGTCTGCGCTTTCCGTAAAAGCGGGCAATGGGGACATTATTGTGCTGGATGAGATCCACATGGATGTTCCTAAGACCAGAGAAATGGCGGCCGTTATGGATCGCCTGAATGTGAGTAAGAGCGCGCTGCTGCTGCTGGCGGAGCGTAACGAGAATGTTGAATTGTCGGCTCGCAATTTGCCAGAAATAAAGGCTCTGCGGGCAACTTATCTGAATATTCGCGACTTGTTAGGTTATAACAAGCTCGTGATGCCTCTGGCAGCCCTTGATGTCATCAATTCTTTTCTGGGTTTAGAAGATTATTTTGATGATTTTGAGGATGTTGAAGAGGAGGAATAA
- the rpsS gene encoding 30S ribosomal protein S19: MSRSLKKGPFVSPKLLKKVEKLNVAKSRQVIRTWSRSSTIFPQMVGHTIAVYDGRRHIPIYVTENMVGHKLGEFAPTRMFRGHVSKSEKKGKGRR; encoded by the coding sequence ATGTCACGTTCTTTGAAGAAAGGGCCATTTGTCAGTCCTAAATTACTAAAGAAGGTTGAAAAACTGAATGTGGCGAAGAGCCGTCAGGTGATTCGTACCTGGTCTCGATCGAGTACAATCTTTCCCCAGATGGTGGGGCATACGATTGCGGTGTATGACGGCCGTCGTCACATTCCGATCTACGTTACAGAAAACATGGTCGGTCATAAGCTGGGTGAATTTGCTCCTACACGCATGTTTCGTGGTCACGTCTCGAAATCTGAGAAGAAAGGGAAGGGGCGTCGGTAA
- the rplE gene encoding 50S ribosomal protein L5, which translates to MFTPLKERYQTEIAPALMKEFEYSSVMQVPRVTKVVVNVGLGEALDNAKAIEFAVSDVTAITGQKPVVTKAKKSIAGFKLREGRIIGVKVTLRGERMWSFLTRLIHVALPRTRDFQGISPDSFDGRGNYTLGLREQLIFPEIDFDKIDKLRGMEVTIVTTAQTDEEGRRLLTLLGMPFWQS; encoded by the coding sequence ATGTTTACACCGTTAAAAGAGCGGTACCAGACAGAAATTGCCCCGGCTCTGATGAAAGAGTTCGAGTACAGTTCTGTTATGCAAGTGCCGCGAGTGACGAAAGTAGTCGTCAATGTGGGTCTGGGTGAGGCGTTGGACAACGCTAAGGCCATAGAATTTGCCGTCAGCGACGTGACGGCGATTACCGGGCAAAAACCGGTGGTTACAAAAGCAAAGAAATCTATCGCTGGTTTCAAGTTGCGTGAAGGCCGAATTATTGGCGTGAAGGTAACTCTGCGTGGCGAACGGATGTGGAGTTTTCTGACACGTCTGATCCATGTGGCTCTGCCGCGTACACGTGACTTTCAGGGAATTTCGCCTGATTCCTTTGACGGCCGTGGCAATTACACGCTTGGTCTGCGCGAGCAATTGATCTTCCCTGAAATTGATTTTGACAAGATTGATAAACTGCGGGGAATGGAAGTAACCATCGTGACAACGGCGCAGACGGATGAAGAAGGTCGCCGTTTGTTGACCTTGTTAGGGATGCCGTTCTGGCAGAGTTGA
- the rplF gene encoding 50S ribosomal protein L6: protein MSRIGKAPIQIPDKVKIDVEEGNLVTVKGPKGSLTQPLHPQMLLEMEDGMMIVKRPSDSQEHRSLHGLTRALLNNMVVGVSDGFSKKLQIEGVGYRAEMNGNVLVLNVGYSHPVHFDPPADVQFAVENRNKTVIVSGIDKQVVGEIAAQIRKQRPPEPYKGKGIRYDNEIVRRKAGKTGKV, encoded by the coding sequence ATGTCTCGAATTGGTAAAGCGCCCATCCAAATACCTGACAAAGTAAAGATTGATGTTGAGGAAGGGAATTTGGTAACGGTTAAAGGGCCAAAGGGCAGTTTAACGCAGCCGCTGCATCCCCAAATGCTTCTGGAAATGGAAGATGGGATGATGATAGTGAAACGGCCGTCTGATTCCCAAGAACATCGCTCTTTGCATGGTTTAACCCGCGCCTTGCTTAACAACATGGTTGTGGGTGTCAGCGACGGGTTTTCTAAAAAGTTGCAAATCGAAGGTGTTGGCTACCGCGCCGAAATGAACGGCAATGTACTGGTGTTAAATGTTGGTTATTCGCATCCGGTACACTTCGACCCGCCGGCCGATGTGCAGTTTGCGGTAGAAAACCGTAACAAAACCGTGATCGTCTCCGGCATTGACAAGCAAGTGGTAGGCGAAATTGCTGCACAAATCCGCAAACAACGACCGCCAGAACCGTACAAAGGCAAAGGCATTCGTTATGACAACGAAATCGTGCGGCGCAAGGCCGGCAAGACAGGCAAGGTTTAA
- the rpmD gene encoding 50S ribosomal protein L30: MSKLIITYTKSVIGYNERQKATIKALGLQKLNQSVEHDDNPVIRGMVRKVEHLVSVQEVK, encoded by the coding sequence ATGAGTAAGTTGATCATCACTTATACCAAAAGTGTGATTGGGTACAACGAGCGACAAAAAGCAACGATTAAAGCGCTGGGTTTGCAAAAGTTGAACCAATCTGTGGAACACGACGATAACCCGGTCATTCGGGGTATGGTTAGAAAAGTGGAACATCTGGTTTCTGTGCAAGAGGTGAAATAA
- the rpmC gene encoding 50S ribosomal protein L29 — translation MSDQKLGEMLENNREEMFNLRFQKAGARLEDYTRIRAVRRETAQIESVLHMRQLAIEAAAAEPSIASVLTGKEWQATAAFNYEDSAWRVAFAEQGGGELASALVNLNKKRLHGRRARQQKSQPRLVTSYEVVG, via the coding sequence ATGAGTGATCAGAAACTGGGAGAAATGCTCGAAAATAATCGAGAGGAGATGTTTAATCTTCGCTTCCAGAAAGCTGGCGCGCGCCTGGAAGATTACACGCGCATTCGCGCAGTGCGCCGGGAGACCGCCCAGATTGAGTCTGTGCTGCACATGCGCCAGTTAGCCATTGAAGCCGCCGCTGCCGAACCGTCTATCGCATCGGTGTTGACCGGCAAAGAGTGGCAGGCGACGGCCGCTTTCAATTACGAAGACAGCGCCTGGCGGGTGGCTTTTGCTGAACAAGGGGGCGGAGAATTAGCCTCTGCTTTGGTGAATCTAAACAAAAAACGCCTTCATGGGCGACGTGCCCGGCAGCAAAAGTCGCAACCGCGCCTGGTTACCAGCTATGAGGTTGTAGGGTAG
- a CDS encoding type Z 30S ribosomal protein S14 has translation MAKKSMIARETKRKYRVQVRNRCRLCGRPRGYMRRFGLCRICFREESLKGNVPGVVKSSW, from the coding sequence ATGGCGAAGAAATCAATGATCGCACGGGAAACCAAGCGGAAATATCGCGTACAGGTCAGAAATCGGTGTCGGCTTTGTGGTCGTCCTCGTGGCTACATGCGCCGCTTTGGGTTATGCCGCATTTGCTTCCGCGAAGAATCGCTGAAGGGCAATGTTCCTGGCGTGGTGAAATCAAGTTGGTAA
- the rplV gene encoding 50S ribosomal protein L22: MAEAFEVKASVHHIPIAVQKVRLVCNVVRGKNADEALATLRFMPQTAAGVVYKLVESAVANAEQNFGLEMDELYVSRIYADKGPQHRKAPHGGRFAGRGRFRPIIRRSSHITVVLAEREVVDYDN, encoded by the coding sequence ATGGCTGAAGCATTTGAAGTTAAAGCGAGTGTTCATCATATACCTATTGCCGTACAGAAGGTACGCCTGGTATGTAATGTTGTCCGTGGTAAGAATGCGGATGAAGCGTTGGCAACATTGCGGTTTATGCCTCAGACTGCGGCCGGCGTCGTTTACAAGCTGGTGGAATCGGCTGTGGCTAATGCGGAACAGAACTTTGGTCTGGAAATGGATGAGCTTTACGTGAGCCGTATCTATGCCGACAAAGGACCGCAGCACCGCAAAGCGCCGCATGGTGGTCGTTTTGCCGGGCGTGGTCGTTTCCGGCCCATCATTCGCCGTTCGTCGCACATTACCGTTGTGTTGGCTGAGCGCGAAGTCGTTGATTACGACAATTAG
- the rpsQ gene encoding 30S ribosomal protein S17, producing MREQRKRLVGVVISDKMDKTVVVEVTTTKRHPVYGKVLRLRKKYQAHDEANDCRTGDRVQIIESAPISRHKRFAVVSILERAK from the coding sequence ATGAGAGAACAACGTAAACGTCTGGTAGGCGTGGTCATCAGTGACAAGATGGACAAGACGGTGGTTGTGGAAGTGACAACAACAAAACGCCACCCCGTCTATGGCAAAGTATTGCGTTTGCGCAAGAAATATCAGGCGCATGATGAAGCCAATGATTGCCGCACGGGTGATCGCGTGCAGATTATCGAGTCTGCGCCAATTAGCCGCCATAAGCGATTTGCTGTCGTTTCCATTTTGGAACGGGCAAAATAG
- the rplB gene encoding 50S ribosomal protein L2 yields the protein MPIKVYKPTSPGRRDMTSQTFEEVTRVAPEPALTRGLRKRGGRNHRGKITMRHQGGGHKRRYRVIDFNRRDKFGVPARVSSIEYDPNRSARIALLTYADGEKRYVVAPLGLRVGDQVMSGPKAEIRPGNALPLINIPLGTMVHNVEMQVGKGAQMVRAAGTSAQLLAKDHPQYVTLRLPSGEERYVPQDCLATIGQVGNVEHGNVKLGKAGRKRHLGVRPTVRGSAMNPNDHPHGGGEGRSPIGMPGPKTPWGQPAQGRRTRKNKATDRYIFRRRTKKRR from the coding sequence ATGCCGATCAAAGTGTATAAACCGACTTCTCCTGGCCGGCGTGATATGACCAGCCAGACATTTGAGGAAGTCACCCGTGTAGCTCCGGAACCTGCGCTGACGCGCGGTTTGCGGAAGCGAGGCGGACGTAATCATCGTGGGAAGATCACGATGCGCCATCAAGGCGGTGGTCACAAGCGGCGTTATCGGGTGATTGATTTTAACCGGCGTGATAAGTTTGGCGTGCCGGCCCGGGTATCGTCTATTGAATACGATCCAAATCGTTCGGCGCGAATTGCACTGCTGACATATGCTGATGGCGAGAAGCGGTATGTTGTTGCGCCGCTGGGCTTACGTGTTGGGGACCAGGTGATGAGTGGCCCAAAGGCTGAAATACGGCCGGGAAATGCGCTGCCGCTGATCAACATTCCGTTGGGTACGATGGTCCACAACGTGGAGATGCAAGTTGGCAAGGGTGCGCAGATGGTGCGTGCGGCGGGTACGTCGGCGCAGTTGTTGGCGAAGGATCACCCGCAGTATGTGACGTTGCGTTTGCCTTCTGGTGAGGAGCGTTATGTGCCACAGGACTGCCTGGCGACGATTGGTCAGGTGGGGAATGTGGAACATGGAAACGTGAAGCTGGGCAAGGCTGGTCGTAAGCGGCACTTGGGTGTGCGCCCGACAGTGCGCGGCTCGGCGATGAATCCGAATGATCATCCGCATGGTGGTGGTGAAGGCCGTTCGCCAATTGGTATGCCTGGTCCTAAGACGCCATGGGGTCAACCGGCGCAGGGGCGACGGACGCGCAAGAATAAGGCTACGGACCGATATATTTTCCGTCGCCGCACGAAGAAGCGTCGGTAG
- the rpsJ gene encoding 30S ribosomal protein S10: protein MAKQRIRIRLKAYDHRVLDQSAKRIVGTAERTGAHVVGPVPLPTKIERFTVRRSTFIDKDSHEHFEIRTHKRLIDVINPDSKTIDTLMRLNLPAGVDIEISI, encoded by the coding sequence ATGGCTAAGCAAAGAATCCGCATTCGTTTGAAGGCATACGATCATCGTGTTCTCGATCAATCTGCAAAGCGTATCGTAGGAACGGCTGAGCGGACTGGCGCCCATGTTGTGGGACCCGTGCCGTTGCCAACTAAAATTGAGCGCTTCACGGTGCGTCGCAGTACGTTTATTGACAAGGATTCACACGAGCATTTTGAAATCCGCACTCACAAGCGTTTGATAGACGTGATCAATCCTGATTCAAAGACTATTGACACGTTGATGCGGTTGAATTTGCCGGCTGGTGTGGATATCGAAATTTCGATCTAA
- the rpsE gene encoding 30S ribosomal protein S5, giving the protein MGQRRQYEQSSELDERIVDITRVAKVIKGGRRFAFRVAVVVGDNKGSVAVGVGKARSVPDAIRKALEAARKNMHAVSMMGNTIPHEVIGTHSSAKVLLKPASPGTGVIAGGAVRQIIEAAGYKDILSKSLGSQNVLNVLQATMDGLQQLKNVNQVAAERGKDVAEVMPFWSRKQ; this is encoded by the coding sequence ATGGGACAAAGACGTCAATACGAACAAAGTAGCGAATTAGACGAGCGTATTGTAGACATTACGCGCGTTGCCAAAGTCATCAAGGGTGGCCGTCGCTTTGCCTTCCGCGTCGCTGTGGTGGTAGGCGATAACAAAGGCAGCGTTGCTGTTGGCGTGGGTAAAGCCCGCTCTGTGCCCGATGCTATCCGTAAAGCGCTGGAAGCTGCTCGCAAAAATATGCACGCTGTTTCCATGATGGGTAACACCATCCCCCACGAGGTAATCGGCACACACAGCTCGGCCAAAGTACTCTTAAAGCCGGCCTCGCCCGGTACAGGCGTTATCGCCGGCGGCGCCGTTCGCCAAATTATTGAAGCCGCAGGGTATAAAGACATTCTCTCCAAGTCGTTAGGCAGCCAGAACGTCCTCAATGTTCTGCAAGCCACGATGGACGGGCTGCAACAACTCAAGAACGTCAATCAGGTGGCCGCCGAACGAGGCAAAGATGTGGCCGAGGTTATGCCATTCTGGAGTCGTAAGCAATGA